The genomic DNA GTATGAATCAAAGaataaagaaagagagaagaaattaCCTTTTTGTTTGGATccattgaagaaggaaagaagacGGTGTTGGTAGGGACTTTGATATGATTCAAGTTGAAGAGAGATTGTTGATGATCGTGATCGTGATCGAGATCGTTAGTGGTTGGAATAACAGCCAACTGTGAACGCAAATCTCTCACCACCAAgtcaatattaatattattattattattattatcattgcTATGTTgatgttgctgctgctgttgctTACTAGTAGAAGTAGTCGAAGAGCGTCGTTGAAATAAGCGTCGAATCCCTTCCGAGATCGTTCCTCCACCACCCATCTAtctattctattttttcttgttacATTTACCATCCACctcacttcttcttcttcttcttgagtTCACTATCTTCTTTTTTATTCATCAACTAGAGCTAGCTTCTTTATGTTTAAAATAATCGTGACTGAGTGAgtgagaaaaagagaaaattgcaTTCAACTTTTCATTTAGTTTTAAGAGTTAGATAAACAGATCTTATCCTGTCTTTCATTTTACTTTCAACTGCTCAAACTCACGTGTTAgacaaacttatttttttactttttttaatacaaatgtTGTACTTATTCAATTTCTGCtttatatccttaaaaaaatattttctaacgttttcagggaccaaaaatacTAATACAGAATTTTACAAAGATTAAAAATGttgatcaatttttatattgagaCTTAAAGTGTTGATAGAAAATTTTACAAGAATtaaaatgtacaaaaaaaattatagaattaaaaacaaaattctaaatatttataggataatttacataattaaccctttttttaataggaaAAAATTTAGGTATGCTGGATTTCGTCGAATCATTCTAAAATAAACTTCgaaattatcattgacattatTTAGATTATCTATTAATGAGATTTTCACACCAACCATCAAAAATGAATACACTCTTTTGGAGAATGAGTCAACTCTCCGAAGTTGTTAGATCATGTATAAATTTTTGTATGCAATTCTTTTTCAATGATTCCTTACTTGCTCATAAACAATGATtacactaaaacttcaaaatcatcatgttAATACGTGTTCTAAGTACACtagttaagaaattaaaaaaaaaaactttgtattagaaataattttttttaccaaaaatgaATTGATCCAAACAAATGGTCATGAGTTAGATCTCCTAGAACttagtaaacaaaaaaattatactaccaacaaattaattacattgtatttcaatacaatatttttttgaggaGATTAATTTTTATACATCAAGAATGTAAATCTTTTACACTTCAATCAAATCATGgcaattttctatttatttattgaatcaaaGAACAGATTTCCATAATAAAGTTATGCAGATATTTGCAAAAActactatctttttttttggtagatattattatttttaaatgtaaaaaagttaaaaagcaattgacatttaaatttctttttgacGATATTTATTATTTTCGATGATTttgatcttaaaaaaaaacatttatttttaacaatatttatttGGCTTAATAGCAGATTTAGCCTCCTAACTTTctcaaagttgcgattttgatcccctaagaaaaaaaactacaaaatcgtcccctaagttttgcatctgTGACAGTTTTGGCCCTCAAGGctaattttgactcggtctacactgacgtggcaccctaagtgaggtgtcacatgttatttttattcttttttaccaaaaattggctTTGGGAGGCCAAAACTactacagttgcaaaacttatggggcagttttgtaatttttttagaaggcaaaaactgctattaaaccctatttattactccctccgatcctttatacaaaaaacaaaagacataaaacatcaacaccaagaaaataacattgaaaatagtcatcttcatttaatacacttctacatttaaaaaaaattctatgaatatctttaaattaatattctaataaaaaaaggagcggagggagtattttcaatgattttgatcttaaaaaaacatttagttaaaaaagttcaaagtaACATGGTCGACAGATGTGtatagtttaaaatattttttgttaggCCGGAAAGAATACAAGTTTTATCACCGTCATCTATTATTGAGCAAATTTGTTGAACAACCAATCCAATTCGGAAACGTAACGCAACTGAGAAGAATATGTCCAATATTATTTATCCAGAAATTGTTGAAAGATCCATCACCAATAGTGCTGTTAAAAACGAAACAGGggatcaaaatccaaaaattgttAAAACAAAGAATCAAAACGGCAACCAAATTTATTAAACTCGTCCCGGCTGCGCTCCGTAGCTATGCTTTTGCCAATACCAAAATGTGCATTTTAGCAagttagggttaattaagtttttgattcTTAGTCAACACAAACAAAGGGGGAAAAGGAAAATGCCGTGACTGTTCATCCTtgtttcataataataataataataatatcaatgcGTTTCGGTACGCTCAAAAATACCTCCTAATGCAGAACTACGGCACTAATACAAAATGACAGTTTGTGACAAGGAATTATAAGTTAGCTTTCTaccacaaacaaaacaactgGAAAAATTTATCTGTCAATCTATTTGTTGTGTCGTCATTGGCCTCTATAATTGCCTCCTGCTATTACAAGAAGAATACAGTCAACACAAACTAGATAGAAATGTATTTAATTGAGTAGGAATTTGAATGTACATAGGAAagatgattttaagaaaaatgtatattgtgttacacaaataaataaataaaaacagacatatcaaaacaattgtaaaattcaTCTTTCCTATtttaaatcaattcaaaaaaataagacaaGATATAAAGTGCTAATTTGTAGGGTTCCGCCATTGCGAATGAGTATCCTCttcatttctcaaaataaataGACGATCTCTTTTAAAGAGATAGACACGAAAAATAGACAGTGTATCCCACCACCATCCATTGTTTTAACTATGTTGTTGCTATATAAACAAATTCTAGATAGTAGcaaatgtaaaaaatgaaaCACAGATCTTATTTGATAGAACCTATTAAGCACTAATACTTGCATTATCTTTACCTATTGTATTGAATACTTGTTTGATACTGATACTAATTTGTTAAGTACCTgcatcaatttcttttttctatctAAAGTCCATTTCAACATACAAATCTGATCAATGCCTGAGGCGATTTGTACGCATGATATTTTTCATCTCCAGGTCGTTGCATATTAGCTTTAAAAATTTGCTgcatatttttcttctaattgCTGCATAATTGTAATTATCTTTAGTTTAGTTAGATTTTTATTCCAAACGTTAAACATGCAACAGTAAATTGCAATTGTGTGTGTCCGCGCGCACGTGTTTACACACACTATGTTTtatgaatttataaatattatgtatcctatcttatatttgaaaaaaataatcatccctaaatcatattcatatccAGATTCTGGTAACACATTTGTGCACAACACAATATTGCAACTAACTTCGGATATACTTAATATTTCATAACTTAAGCTAAGAACTACTCACTTGACACTGGATCTTTACTTCTTTTCACTTCTATACTCTTTGAAGCACATTAGCTGGCACTCTTCAATAAGCTGTGTGGAATGTAGTTTGGCTTCGAGAGTCCATTTAATTTGCACGCCTGACGTTTTAGCATCTGTCACATTATACCCTGGAGGTGTCTCTGAAGATTTGATCCAGTCAGCATTTCAATATCGTTATTTTCATTCTTGGAAATATGAACTCGGTAATTACATAAAGTGAAATTGCAATACTCAATGCATTTGACTCACAATATCAGAGAAAATGTTTCAAAGGCATGTTGCCAACCTCTTCTGTGAACCCATGGAAGTAATTACATATTAAACACATGAATCCCCAAAAAGAAGAAGACAGAAGTCTGTTCTTCAAAATGTAAGAGAGCAATCCAGTATTTAAACAGGCTCGCCTAGTTTGGTCCAAGAAAATTCTACTGCTAAGGGTAGAAACTGCTCAAAGGATCAAATATTGACAAACATTTACTTAGGTAAGGAGGCATGCTGTCTCTGCAATGGTGAACTTCGTCCGCCTTTGCCATAATGTTCCTCAAGATGTGCAAACTGTCGGTTGAATCGATCAACCCCACTACGCAACAACATAGAATTACCGACTAATAATCAATACAtgtaaattttgaatttcaaatgaaCCCACTTTCCATATTATAATTCTTAGATGACATGCAAAACACAGAAAATTAGTAATTTGATACAAGGCAAAGTTATACCTATTACAAGGTTGAGcatgaacaaaaaaattgtcGCTATAAAATGGCAAGCTTACAAATTCAGTCCctacattttataaaaaaaataaataaataataataatactccctccgatccttgcaaatatagactagatacatcacttacacaatgaaccaaaaaagtcaattgttttttataataaagaccgAAGGGAGTAATAAATAGGTGCTTGTCAATCCCGATAAAAgcaaaatagggactaaaattgaataaaatttatttaagaacTAGACTTGAAAGTTCGCGATTTTACATGgactaaaaaaatcatttaatccATTGTTAATTATGTGTATTTGCAAATCAACCAATATAAAAGATCAACAGAATGTCAAGGCAACAGTATTAAACTCAtactccctcaaaaaaataatattaaactcATACAGGAACTCCtgatgatgtatatattattaaaacgATCCAGTATATGTTGGTTTAATATCTTAGATCGCATTTCAATAATGAATGATGAAAGGTTATGCCCTATGACACAACAGACCGATTGTTGATGCATTTCTGCtttaatatatgtatgtatcaGGCCTTCAAAAAATCGCCAAGTATACGTACTAGCACATTTACCTTGGATACATGAACATGAACCTGGTTTGATCTCCACCACGAAGATATTCCTCAAGCATCTGGGGTTGATACTCCAAAATCTGATTTTTAAACGTAATATTAACTATTACAACGTAAAGGAGAAGATATGATTTGAAGTAGGAGGAATGAGCGAAATGCATGGCCATACCTCTCGATAAATCAACTCCCTGACATCATCTTTAGACAATTTTCTACTCTCGAAttcaaaaactcaaattttgaaATGGGCTGAGTGGATGGTTCATGGTCGATGTTTGATAAATCATGGAAATAAGGATCAGACAATGCCTGATATCACAagcataacaaaacaaaacaaaaattcctctttgttatttatcaattaaaattCTCATTTTGTAGTTAATCATATACAGGTTATAGAGACCAACCTCTTCGGATGATGGACGATTTTTAGGATCAAATGCAAGTAAGCGCTCCAGTATACGAAGAGCCAAAGGATCTATATTTGGAAATTTCTTGGAGAATGGAACGGGttgcttttttcacattttacTAAGAAAATTTCTAGCTTTCTCATTTGAAATCTGTAAAATCAAGGGAGGGGTAGTAAAATCAAGCTTcatttggatttatttattacAATAAACAGTAAGTTGTATCTTGAAAACataatattgaaatatttttttagaagcaaCAGAAATTCAGCATTATTCTAACTATAGCATTAAGCATGCCTATTGATTTCATAAAACTGCGGAATAGATTTTGATAAACTTACGTTGACCATGGACTCAGGAGGAGGAGTTCCAAGCAAATCAGTCATGATATCCAATTGGTTCTTCCTATTTGTCCGAGGAAACAATGGCCTCCCAGTAAGCACTTCTGCAAATATGCATCCAATGCTCCAAATATCAATTCCAGGGGTATACCGCATAAGACAAGGATTATAaattacatgcatatataatatatatttcaatacATCAAGTGTAGTCACCTTGATCTTGTATCACACACATACACAACCCAAGAAAATATGAtgtcaaacaaaaaacttaCTTTTGTGAAAAAAGAACCACATAGTTCAGGTGCACGGTAAAAGTAGGTAAATCAAGTAAGCATACGTTGATAGAGGTAATTACTGATTATAATTTGTACGTTCCATCTGAAAATCTTAAAAGGCAAAACATAATTGTTTAATGAAACAGATCAACATGGTTGTGTATTACTATTAGAGTACTACTTACAGTCCAGTATATAGTAGATGCAGTGTCGCTAAATGATGCTCGAGCCAGTCCAAAATGAAATAGATACATGAGTTTAATATCTAAAATAATAAAGGAAGTGAAGTGATTATAATTAATGATGGATACCtgaatgtatatattttatgcCTCGAAGAAGTTGGTACAAGAAAAACTTGTGATGATCAGGAGTAAGGTCATTATTTGCCTTGATGTAAATCAGAGTCCATCAACTCAAAAACAAGATAAATATCTTTGAACTCACGACGAGGAGAAGGAGGAAGCATAATATGCGTAATTTGTACTATATCCGTATGGCATCTCTGTTGTATGCTCAAAAACATTGTTGATTTTCTTGATAGCAACTTTTTTATTAGTAAGAGTGTCGATTGCAGAGCTGACAACACCATAACTTCCTTTtccaatgatttttttgaaCTTGTATCGAGTTGCCTGTCCATaatcagtaaaaaaaaactctctttcGGGTGTGGCCTGTTTCAAACACATACATTcttgaaatattatattttttcatggGAGAAGGAAATTAGATATCAGTGTTGGAATGGAGGAGGGGGGGGGTTCAAGACAGAGGTAGAAACAGCAGGGTGAAGTACGCCGTTTTAAGAAAAGGAATATCACTCTCTTCCAACTCAATTCTCTCTCGCGGGAATATCACTCTCTTCTTTCCTTCCTTTATTTGTAGTCTACTGTTTGGGCCTTGGACTCCTGATTACTAAGAAAAGGAATGCCATAAACACATTCTAacacacgttttttttttttgttaagaaacacacgctttttttattgattaaaattaaaatttacattAATCCCACTAAATTATTTGGATCTCATATAAAATTGGTGGAATTGATGGGTCctatttgaattttgatcaaTCAAAAAGAGTTTGTCGAAAAATGTGTTGAGTTACTAACAATCATCCGGTATTTTTCTGTCTAGACACATCacaccatattttttatttactataaTTACAATCAATTATAATTAAGGGCTCGTATGTTACGGGCTATAGAGATTTTCTGAAAAATCTAAATCTATTTTTCGTTTGTTTAcctaataaaaatcatttttttaaaataatttagtttgtttggatacaacataaaaacaattttttattacaaaattagttcaatcttttgatccatattttctctcttccataaaaaaatctattttttgagagattGCTCTTAACAGCGTCTTATTTGAAGctttttttagattatttttttagattttgattttttttttaaaaaaagttgtaacaaacggaTATACAATACtcttaaaatgattattttttcttaaaaaaaactataacaaataaGCTCTAATTCTAATTGAACATATTTGATATgatagtaatttatttttagacttaaatgcattttttaatccccttatttatttatttttatgaagttttgtctttcaatatttgtcattttttagtCTCACAAAACTAATATGATAGTTGAATCGACATCAAACgatttatattttaacaaagattttgatttttttaatttaaaatataaattgtttgaTCATGATTCAACTATTACAGTTGCCCCGAGGGTGCAAATACGTTAAAAACAACTTTCTTCAGCATATTAAATGGCTtgaaacatattattttttgggttaTGTTAATAAGTGTCCTTGGACACCGATTAAGAAGTCAAATAatagaaataaattataaatttgatgtagaaaaagttcatttttaaagttttaaggTGTTAAATATACTATTCTCAagataaactttattttttaaactttttaacaagTACCCTTAAGGCATTTATTagcatttctcttcttttttactccctccgtccctatatctaaacacacgtttgattttatttttgtctctaaaTGTAAACTCCTTtttaaattactagatgcatttattattttttttctaaacatacccctaatcaATCTACTAACTTGTCTTCAaatttgaaaagtcaaatttaatacacatataaacaaaggacaatttggtaatattaacacataaaacaaacatatttattactatgacaacttttcttaagaaatgtaaaTAGAATAGGGGCTTACATTAAGGGACGAAGGGAGTAActaggttaattaagtttttagtcctaataaatattcacagttttgtttttagtcgctacaaaataaaaacacactttttagtccctataaaattttcgatcagcatttttagtccctataaaaattttcGCTTAGCATTTTTAGCCCCtatcaaaaatttccatcaacatttttggtccttaaaatgcttaagaaaaatgtcGCTGAGACTAAAacgtgtgattttattttgtaggaactaaaaacaaaactgtgaatatttataaggattaaaaactTAATCAATCCTTTTAAATATAAGATTATCATTTgtgataataattaataataattttacattcTTCTTCCAAACAAATTTGTATGGACATATGTTgaagaattaaataaattttatctgAGTATAATATCTTAATTGGTGGTATAAATCACAATTAATTAAGTATGAATTAGAAAACTATCAAGGAAATGGTTCATCATTCATAATTGGGAAATGCTATCCAGTGCCGGGCACTGGTTAAGAAGTAATAAATAGATGAATCTCAATTAATTTGAGAAATAAGTCAACAATTTAATGGAAGAAATAAGTGTATTGAATACTCTTTAAAAGACAGCCATAAAAGACCCGCAATTATACACCGATTTATCTTCCTTCGCCCTCCGCTCTTAAAGTAATATCCATGCCACCACTTTTCTGCCGCTTAAGTTCTATGACACTTTTCCCACTTTTCTACGGTTACTACATTACaactcctattttatttttgtactactctttcttttatatttttgggttTGAATTGGGTCTTTCTTTTATAttcacgtaaaaaaaaattaaaattcacagcaaaaagaaaattattaagaaataaaGGCCCAAAATTCAAATCATGAGGAAAGGAAAGAAATGCACGCACGTGTGCTATATATAGCAtggtaaaggaaaagaaatttgGAGTATTAAAGACAATTAGTTcttgttttaattaattgactTAGTTATTACTTTAATTAAGGTAAATTAAGtgagaataatttatttattgtttcttaaccagtgccccgggggcaccggttagcagcaCCCTTCATAATAAATCTGTGTTTGTGTTACAAataaaatactccctccatctttatatccaaatactcatttgactttatttttgtctctaaatgtaaactcattttcaaattactggatgcatttattattattttttctaaacatacccttaatcaatactactaacttgtcttaaaatttgaaaagtcaaaatgaatacacatacaaacaaaggacaatttgataatattaatacaTAAAACAGACACATTTATTACAAcgacaacttttcttaagaaatgtgaaaaatacaATAGGGACTTACAtcaagggacggagggagtaagttaAACTGACACTTGTTTAGAAGttacaaaaagaaactttttattggaaattgtatattcaacatattaaaactttaaaaagaaaattatttacataaaatttataaataattttatcttttgaattCTTATCTAGTATCTtaaagacacttgttagcataatCCGTCAAATGGTGAGtctgaaaggaaaaaaaaaataaaattaaaaaaagagtattGTTTCTCTAAAAAGTAGTAATTGTAAGAGAGCGTGGCTGGCTTGGCTATAATCAAGTGGTGAGAAATATGTATAGTACCATCATGAATGACACAAGCACAATGTTGTGTTGAGACAAAGTTTGTGATTGTTTGACAGTTTGACCCCACTGAACTTGCTTCAGACTCACACAACACACAAGTCACAAGTGTAAGTGTAATGGTCCCCCTTATAGACAGATAGACACGCACTTTCGTTACTCTAATCTAGTAAGTAATTCCCAAAAATTGTCGAATCTACCGTCGCTTACTCACTCATCATCACCATGGACTTAACTTCCTTTGATCTCCCTCCACCACCTCCACCCACCACCGTTCCCAGCTTCACTCACCACGTGGCACCCCATCCTCCTTACGCTGAGATGATATACAAAGCAATTGAAGCACTGAAAGAGAAAGATGGATCAAGCAAAAGAGCAATAGGAAAGTACATAGAACATGTATACAAACAAGTTCTACCACCAGAACACAGTACCTTGTTGACACAACATCTCAACCACTTGAAATCTGCTGGTCTTCTAATCAtgttcaaaaaatcatacaaactACCTTCCTCACTCCCTCCACCTCCAACTCTCAATAGATCTGACCACTCTGAAGCTCATCTTCCTTTCACTCCTTTAACCCAAAGAGGTCGTGGTCGTCCTCCTAAGCACAAGCCCATCCTCATACCAAATGCCCAGCCCGTTTTCGTTTCTCTAGACCCTCCTCCTCCTACAACTGCTGTGGAGCCTGTGCTGTCTGTTAAAAGAGGGCGTGGACGTCCGCCTGGGACTTTCAGATCTAAGTCGATAAAGAAGCCCAAATCTGTGTCCAATGGGCTCAAACGACGTCCTGGCCGTCCACCTAAAACCCAGTCGCACCCAACAACTGTCATACCCTTTGCTGCTGCTCCTGCTCCTTCTGTTGTTTCAGATGAAGCCAATGTATCTGTTAGATCTACTAGGCCCAGAGGCCGCCCCAAGAAGTATTCAGATACGGTGGTTCCAGGTGCTGGAGCGACAAGGCGGGGTCGTCCTAAGAAGCTTGCCGTGGTGGGCAGGCCCAAAAATCCCTCCGGAAGGCCAATTGGCCGCCCAAAGGTGATCCATCCTACTTTTTGCTTTTCAGTTTTTAttgtttcatttatttatgtgtACTTGGCTTATTTTGGTTTAGGGTATTTAATTACTGTAAGGTACTTGATTATTTAACGTTAGTGTATTTAAGCTTATCCACGTTGACTTTTGCAactataatactccctccgtcccaaattgtatgtcgttttggaagaaaaaaaaattgttctaaattatatgtcgctttacagtaccaatgaaatattaatgttactttttctattatatccttaactattaattactccctcttctttcaattatttcatttatcttttccataccatttattaaggataattttgtaaaacaaatcataatttctcttccccacacaatattaattacatttcttaatacatgtgaaatgaccaaaacgtcatacaatttgggacggagggagtatataagtagtactccatccgttttatatgatgagtgtcgctttagccaattgcacacagattaaggaatataatgaaataatcattagacatGACACTTTTACTAAACTGTCCTtgttttataagaaaaagacaaacttaaagttgctTTGAAAATTGTGAGAGAAAAGTTAGAGAGGAtaatgttaaaagaaaaaaattaaagttgtattgaaaatataaagtgacatttattttgaaacaaatatttttggcTAAAGTGAGACTTATTTTGAAACAGACGGAGTAGTTCTTTTGGAAACACATTTATCTTGAAAACAAAAGCATGTGTGTTTGTGTATTAAACAATAAAGCAGATggataaaattgtttaaaaaaaaatctttttcattttgtacCACTAGTAACTAGTAATTAAGCAAGTAGAGagggtaaagaaataatttgcATGTAGTATTATTTTGCATCAATGAataagcaaataataaaatcaatttattggCGTTGGAACTTTAATGTTATATTTGGAAGTTGAGGCAGGACAAAAATGTAAACATTCTCGAGCTATGTGGATTGTGCGTTTTTGTTAAAGAGAGATATTTTAACATACTTTGCTTTCCTTATTTGCTTATTCCATTCTTTCATTTTCTATAAAATAGGGAGCAAAAGGTAAAAAGTTTGTCAATGAAGATCTAAGAAGGAAGCTTGAACACTTTGTAAGTTGAATTAATCTTTCATTTGATTGCTCGTTATCtttcaaattaaacaaatgatatATCTCATGCCTCTATTGTTTGCTCACTTTGCAGCAATCAAAGGTTAAGGAATCTCTTGACATCCTTAAGCCTCTCTTTGATCATCAAAGTCCAGCCACTGCAGTTGCAGCAATTCAAGAGTTAGAAATGCTGGCAACTTT from Medicago truncatula cultivar Jemalong A17 chromosome 8, MtrunA17r5.0-ANR, whole genome shotgun sequence includes the following:
- the LOC11409630 gene encoding bromodomain-containing protein 4 — protein: MDLTSFDLPPPPPPTTVPSFTHHVAPHPPYAEMIYKAIEALKEKDGSSKRAIGKYIEHVYKQVLPPEHSTLLTQHLNHLKSAGLLIMFKKSYKLPSSLPPPPTLNRSDHSEAHLPFTPLTQRGRGRPPKHKPILIPNAQPVFVSLDPPPPTTAVEPVLSVKRGRGRPPGTFRSKSIKKPKSVSNGLKRRPGRPPKTQSHPTTVIPFAAAPAPSVVSDEANVSVRSTRPRGRPKKYSDTVVPGAGATRRGRPKKLAVVGRPKNPSGRPIGRPKGAKGKKFVNEDLRRKLEHFQSKVKESLDILKPLFDHQSPATAVAAIQELEMLATLDLKAPLRDETLQPQQFPEPQPLQQELPSQQLHPQPVPQALPSQQLHPQPVPQAPPSQQLHPQQVSQAQNYEQQYRQMPLQQQVQQLFQPHNLAPS